Proteins encoded together in one Mugil cephalus isolate CIBA_MC_2020 chromosome 16, CIBA_Mcephalus_1.1, whole genome shotgun sequence window:
- the LOC125022227 gene encoding SUN domain-containing protein 3-like: MPRRSLRLREAGYYTGDRSPVVSYKENLQRVFYGKRRRRSGPHNENIVEDNHCVANDSRTADRLTVGTQVSWPCVHDSGSHQPTTNGTQGTGVKLTRLPTVCGFSAKKIGIFLLMFLLSCGFILTNLKLRVTHQELLSLKQQLDMFVPLADMIPNFALESQGARVIQHLSSQSYWPGEDPGLIWRWMFNCWCSPTAQRRVIQGDSALRPGQCWCFAGEQGHLVVSLSHPVSVTHVTLGHISKSQSPDGNIESAPREFSIYGSMSKDEAGTYLGTLVYDPDGARFQTFSLSNPDNSVFRYVKLQTETNWGNVDYTCLYSFRVHGELPP; this comes from the exons ATGCCACGAAGAAGTCTCCGCCTGCGGGAAGCGGGGTATTACACTGGAGACAGGTCTCCAGTTGTCTCCTACAAGGAGAATTTACAGAG ggTATTTTACGGCAAGAGGAGGAGGCGTAGTGGTCCccacaatgaaaacattgtAGAGGACAACCACTGTGTGGCCAATGATAGTCGCACAGCTGATCGTTTGACTGTTGGGACTCAGGTCTCCTGGCCGTGTGTCCATGATAGCGGGAGCCATCAACCAACAACAAATGGGACACAGGGGACTGGGGTCAAGTTAACCAGAC TCCCAACAGTGTGCGgcttttctgcaaaaaaaatcggcatcttcctcctcatgtttctgCTGTCCTGTG GGTTTATACTAACGAATCTTAAATTAAGAGTGACCCACCAGGAGTTGCTGTCCCTCAAACAGCAGTTGGACATGTTTGTTCCTCTGGCGGACATGATACCAAACTTTGCCTTGGAATCTCAAG GCGCCAGAGTGATCCAACATTTATCCTCGCAGTCATATTGGCCTGGAGAAGACCCAGGCTTAATATGGAGATGGATGTTCAACTGCTGGTGCTCACCGACGGCCCAGAGAAGAGTGATTCAG GGAGACTCAGCTTTACGTCCGGGTCAGTGCTGGTGCTTTGCAGGTGAACAGGGACATTTAGTTGTCTCCCTGTCTCATCCGGTCTCTGTCACTCACGTGACCCTGGGCCACATTTCCAAAAGCCAGTCCCCTGATGGAAACATTGAAAGTGCACCGAGGGAGTTCTCTATATAC GGATCGATGAGCAAAGATGAGGCAGGAACCTATCTGGGAACACTGGTCTATGATCCGGACGGAGCCAGATTTCAGACCTTTAGTCTTTCT AATCCAGACAACAGTGTTTTCAGATATGTGAAGCTACAGACTGAGACCAACTGGGGAAACGTGGACTACACCTGCCTCTACAGCTTCAGGGTTCATGGAGAACTCCCTCCCTAA
- the LOC125022226 gene encoding protein FAM171A2 isoform X2, whose product MPASCISRLLLFASVCAVWAKSLPDQGAFEVQIKVQVFDNSDLSPLADAQVEVHGNQTLLASSRASGDGVVRVSFLYRTGTWVIITASKRDYVTNSVPWHSSRIPLYASVSLYLLVQRPGTLILYDDVLQVLSGSPGARNQPLVQLQRKSIQLPSSSNYTTLSAALTTARSQYEIGGFPFLLGQETNSSGAETGWTDLTALAVVSIQLFDKDGGAVQVSDPIHISVPLPSDTRNRMATSIPAWLYQPKTGLWVRNGTGYIKKDGTQFVWNVVVPQMGYWLAAFPSSSGLGLSHPGLRDITTYHTLFLLSILGSLALLVLILLCVLLYYCRRKCLKPRRQQGKPHTSNLNGAKRDQGTSTSRLNLICGGHVESGPSNEKSDLSPSRDYQSSREDLTKHVPAHMLRHAKGKNASGSQRGESFPMKVTRATETNNLDNPLLHEDYNRSYSPKEGKESEYHRHHNANDNRGYSSDPPSPPRFQGYVPSQTDKPPEYSAAAADSLARPTSLNTQPGQIIFCSSIDQMKENMYRSMVPTLVIPAHYMRLPSEFSGKDGKDQKEQDKDGAQMGGGQQHHHHHLQKQGQQQQQGGSQGGSQGDDSEEPSWASDSSGGPVTIPVLFNDSTMAQMNGELQALTEKKLLELGVKQHPRAWFISLDGRANAHVRHSYIDVGNDLSGGGFGGGSSSASRDINLEPPLEAQERKSALNRKGKDERWGTGGRKSHGVSSSGGKSYSKLAYPDHSEPSSSEGRPVSPEENSLTPLLDEGPSSRGSTIPRRGRSRVNSSRSSNSENRRDSMTSPEDDPDDKDENKKSPWQKIEDRPLMVFHPRK is encoded by the exons ATGCCGGCCAGCTGCATCTCTCGTTTGCTCCTCTTCGCGTCGGTGTGCGCGGTTTGGGCCAAGTCCCTTCCAGATCAGGGAGCATTTG aggTGCAAATAAAAGTCCAGGTGTTTGACAACAGTGACCTGTCGCCGTTGGCCGATGCCCAGGTGGAAGTCCATGGCAATCAGACCCTCTTGGCGTCGAGCCGCGCCAGTGGCGACGGCGTCGTGAGAGTCAGCTTCCTGTACCGCACGGGAACATGGGTCATTATCACGGCCTCCAAACGAGACTACGTCACCAACTCTGTGCCCTGGCACTCCAGCCGCATCCCCT TGTACGCGTCAGTCAGCCTGTACCTCCTCGTCCAGAGGCCAGGAACACTTATTCTGTACGATGACGTCCTGCAGGTGCTGTCTGGGTCACCAG GAGCTCGTAACCAGCCGCTGGTGCAGCTCCAGAGGAAATCCATTCAGCTGCCCTCCAGTTCCAACTACACAACGCTGTCTGCTGCGCTGACCACGGCCAGGAGTCAGTATGAAATCGGCGGTTTCCCCTTTCTCTTGGGCCAAGAGACCAACAGCTCAG GTGCAGAAACAGGATGGACAGACTTGACAGCGCTGGCAGTGGTCAGCATTCAGCTCTTTGACAAAGATGGCGGTGCAGTCCAGGTGTCAGATCCAATCCACATCTCTGTGCCACTGCCCTCTGACACTCGGAACAGGATGGCCACAAGTATTCCTGCTTGGCTGTATCAGCCTAAGACAG gGCTCTGGGTTCGGAACGGGACGGGATACATCAAAAAGGATGGCACACAGTTTGTCTGGAACGTTGTGGTTCCTCAGATGGGATACTGGTTGGCTGCCTTTCCTTCATCTTCAG GTTTGGGTCTGTCTCATCCAGGCTTGAGGGACATCACTACCTACCACACCCTGTTCCTGCTCTCCATCCTGGGCTCGCTGGCGCTGTTGGTGCTCATCCTGCTCTGTGTTCTGCTCTACTACTGCAG ACGGAAGTGTTTGAAACCTCGTCGACAGCAAGGCAAACCCCACACGTCCAATCTTAATGGTGCCAAGAGAGACCAGGGCACATCCACTTCACGCCTGAATCTGATCTGTGGAGGCCATGTTGAATCTGGCCCCTCCAATGAAAAATCTGACTTATCCCCATCTCGAGACTACCAGAGTTCAAGGGAGGACCTAACTAAACACGTTCCAGCCCACATGCTGCGAcatgcaaaaggaaaaaatgctTCAGGCTCCCAACGGGGTGAAAGCTTCCCCATGAAGGTTACACGGGCCACAGAGACCAACAACTTGGACAACCCTCTGCTGCATGAAGACTACAACCGGAGCTACAGCCCCAAGGAGGGTAAGGAGTCGGAATACCACAGACATCACAATGCCAACGACAATCGAGGATACTCCTCTGATCCACCGTCCCCACCTCGCTTCCAAGGTTATGTGCCAAGTCAGACCGACAAACCCCCAGAATAttcagcggcagcagcagacagcCTTGCCAGACCCACCTCCCTCAACACTCAACCAGGTCAGATCATCTTCTGCAGCTCCATCGACCAGATGAAGGAGAACATGTACCGGAGCATGGTGCCAACCCTGGTTATCCCAGCCCACTACATGCGCTTGCCGTCTGAGTTTTCTGGTAAAGATGGCAAAGACCAGAAGGAACAAGACAAAGATGGGGCACAGATGGGAGGAGGCCAGcagcaccatcaccaccacctccagAAACAAGgtcaacagcagcaacaaggTGGATCCCAAGGTGGATCCCAAGGTGACGACTCCGAGGAGCCGAGCTGGGCGTCCGACTCCTCTGGTGGACCTGTCACCATCCCTGTGCTCTTTAACGACTCTACCATGGCTCAAATGAATGGAGAGCTGCAGGCTCTGACTGAGAAGAAGCTGCTGGAACTGGGTGTCAAACAGCACCCACGGGCGTGGTTCATCTCCCTAGATGGTCGGGCTAACGCGCATGTGCGCCACTCCTACATAGATGTTGGGAATGACCTTAGTGGTGGTGGATTTGGAGGTGGTTCCAGTAGCGCATCGCGAGATATCAACCTTGAACCACCTCTGGAAGCCCAAGAGCGAAAATCAGCACTTAACCGGAAGGGAAAAGATGAGCGGTGGGGGACGGGAGGACGGAAGAGCCACGGTGTCAGCAGCAGTGGGGGGAAGAGTTACTCGAAGCTAGCCTATCCCGACCACAGCGAGCCCAGCAGCAGCGAGGGACGCCCCGTCTCACCTGAAGAGAATTCTCTTACCCCTCTCCTGGATGAAGGCCCATCCTCCCGAGGGTCCACCATCCCCAGGAGAGGGCGCAGTCGTGTGaacagcagccgcagcagcaaCAGCGAGAACCGCCGCGACTCCATGACCAGCCCTGAGGACGATCCTGACGATAAAGACGAGAATAAGAAGAGCCCCTGGCAGAAGATTGAAGACAGACCTTTAATGGTCTTCCACCCCAGGAAGTGA
- the LOC125022226 gene encoding protein FAM171A2 isoform X1, whose amino-acid sequence MPASCISRLLLFASVCAVWAKSLPDQGAFEVQIKVQVFDNSDLSPLADAQVEVHGNQTLLASSRASGDGVVRVSFLYRTGTWVIITASKRDYVTNSVPWHSSRIPLYASVSLYLLVQRPGTLILYDDVLQVLSGSPGARNQPLVQLQRKSIQLPSSSNYTTLSAALTTARSQYEIGGFPFLLGQETNSSGAETGWTDLTALAVVSIQLFDKDGGAVQVSDPIHISVPLPSDTRNRMATSIPAWLYQPKTGLWVRNGTGYIKKDGTQFVWNVVVPQMGYWLAAFPSSSGLGLSHPGLRDITTYHTLFLLSILGSLALLVLILLCVLLYYCRCGERRRRRKCLKPRRQQGKPHTSNLNGAKRDQGTSTSRLNLICGGHVESGPSNEKSDLSPSRDYQSSREDLTKHVPAHMLRHAKGKNASGSQRGESFPMKVTRATETNNLDNPLLHEDYNRSYSPKEGKESEYHRHHNANDNRGYSSDPPSPPRFQGYVPSQTDKPPEYSAAAADSLARPTSLNTQPGQIIFCSSIDQMKENMYRSMVPTLVIPAHYMRLPSEFSGKDGKDQKEQDKDGAQMGGGQQHHHHHLQKQGQQQQQGGSQGGSQGDDSEEPSWASDSSGGPVTIPVLFNDSTMAQMNGELQALTEKKLLELGVKQHPRAWFISLDGRANAHVRHSYIDVGNDLSGGGFGGGSSSASRDINLEPPLEAQERKSALNRKGKDERWGTGGRKSHGVSSSGGKSYSKLAYPDHSEPSSSEGRPVSPEENSLTPLLDEGPSSRGSTIPRRGRSRVNSSRSSNSENRRDSMTSPEDDPDDKDENKKSPWQKIEDRPLMVFHPRK is encoded by the exons ATGCCGGCCAGCTGCATCTCTCGTTTGCTCCTCTTCGCGTCGGTGTGCGCGGTTTGGGCCAAGTCCCTTCCAGATCAGGGAGCATTTG aggTGCAAATAAAAGTCCAGGTGTTTGACAACAGTGACCTGTCGCCGTTGGCCGATGCCCAGGTGGAAGTCCATGGCAATCAGACCCTCTTGGCGTCGAGCCGCGCCAGTGGCGACGGCGTCGTGAGAGTCAGCTTCCTGTACCGCACGGGAACATGGGTCATTATCACGGCCTCCAAACGAGACTACGTCACCAACTCTGTGCCCTGGCACTCCAGCCGCATCCCCT TGTACGCGTCAGTCAGCCTGTACCTCCTCGTCCAGAGGCCAGGAACACTTATTCTGTACGATGACGTCCTGCAGGTGCTGTCTGGGTCACCAG GAGCTCGTAACCAGCCGCTGGTGCAGCTCCAGAGGAAATCCATTCAGCTGCCCTCCAGTTCCAACTACACAACGCTGTCTGCTGCGCTGACCACGGCCAGGAGTCAGTATGAAATCGGCGGTTTCCCCTTTCTCTTGGGCCAAGAGACCAACAGCTCAG GTGCAGAAACAGGATGGACAGACTTGACAGCGCTGGCAGTGGTCAGCATTCAGCTCTTTGACAAAGATGGCGGTGCAGTCCAGGTGTCAGATCCAATCCACATCTCTGTGCCACTGCCCTCTGACACTCGGAACAGGATGGCCACAAGTATTCCTGCTTGGCTGTATCAGCCTAAGACAG gGCTCTGGGTTCGGAACGGGACGGGATACATCAAAAAGGATGGCACACAGTTTGTCTGGAACGTTGTGGTTCCTCAGATGGGATACTGGTTGGCTGCCTTTCCTTCATCTTCAG GTTTGGGTCTGTCTCATCCAGGCTTGAGGGACATCACTACCTACCACACCCTGTTCCTGCTCTCCATCCTGGGCTCGCTGGCGCTGTTGGTGCTCATCCTGCTCTGTGTTCTGCTCTACTACTGCAGGTGTGGGGAGCGTAGGCGCAG ACGGAAGTGTTTGAAACCTCGTCGACAGCAAGGCAAACCCCACACGTCCAATCTTAATGGTGCCAAGAGAGACCAGGGCACATCCACTTCACGCCTGAATCTGATCTGTGGAGGCCATGTTGAATCTGGCCCCTCCAATGAAAAATCTGACTTATCCCCATCTCGAGACTACCAGAGTTCAAGGGAGGACCTAACTAAACACGTTCCAGCCCACATGCTGCGAcatgcaaaaggaaaaaatgctTCAGGCTCCCAACGGGGTGAAAGCTTCCCCATGAAGGTTACACGGGCCACAGAGACCAACAACTTGGACAACCCTCTGCTGCATGAAGACTACAACCGGAGCTACAGCCCCAAGGAGGGTAAGGAGTCGGAATACCACAGACATCACAATGCCAACGACAATCGAGGATACTCCTCTGATCCACCGTCCCCACCTCGCTTCCAAGGTTATGTGCCAAGTCAGACCGACAAACCCCCAGAATAttcagcggcagcagcagacagcCTTGCCAGACCCACCTCCCTCAACACTCAACCAGGTCAGATCATCTTCTGCAGCTCCATCGACCAGATGAAGGAGAACATGTACCGGAGCATGGTGCCAACCCTGGTTATCCCAGCCCACTACATGCGCTTGCCGTCTGAGTTTTCTGGTAAAGATGGCAAAGACCAGAAGGAACAAGACAAAGATGGGGCACAGATGGGAGGAGGCCAGcagcaccatcaccaccacctccagAAACAAGgtcaacagcagcaacaaggTGGATCCCAAGGTGGATCCCAAGGTGACGACTCCGAGGAGCCGAGCTGGGCGTCCGACTCCTCTGGTGGACCTGTCACCATCCCTGTGCTCTTTAACGACTCTACCATGGCTCAAATGAATGGAGAGCTGCAGGCTCTGACTGAGAAGAAGCTGCTGGAACTGGGTGTCAAACAGCACCCACGGGCGTGGTTCATCTCCCTAGATGGTCGGGCTAACGCGCATGTGCGCCACTCCTACATAGATGTTGGGAATGACCTTAGTGGTGGTGGATTTGGAGGTGGTTCCAGTAGCGCATCGCGAGATATCAACCTTGAACCACCTCTGGAAGCCCAAGAGCGAAAATCAGCACTTAACCGGAAGGGAAAAGATGAGCGGTGGGGGACGGGAGGACGGAAGAGCCACGGTGTCAGCAGCAGTGGGGGGAAGAGTTACTCGAAGCTAGCCTATCCCGACCACAGCGAGCCCAGCAGCAGCGAGGGACGCCCCGTCTCACCTGAAGAGAATTCTCTTACCCCTCTCCTGGATGAAGGCCCATCCTCCCGAGGGTCCACCATCCCCAGGAGAGGGCGCAGTCGTGTGaacagcagccgcagcagcaaCAGCGAGAACCGCCGCGACTCCATGACCAGCCCTGAGGACGATCCTGACGATAAAGACGAGAATAAGAAGAGCCCCTGGCAGAAGATTGAAGACAGACCTTTAATGGTCTTCCACCCCAGGAAGTGA